In Jannaschia sp. CCS1, the DNA window GGAGGCGACACAACCCCTTGGCAAAACCTGGCCTATAAGCTGGGTGTTTCAGAGCAGGTTGAATTCCTTGGAATCGTCACCAACATGCAAGTCAGAGACGAAATGAGATCCCATGATTTTGTTATCGTGCCATCCCGCCACAGCTACCCGGAGGGCCTTCCCAACACGATATACGAAGGATTGGCAGCGCAATCTGTTCTGGTGATCTCCGACCATCCGGCCTTTCAGGGGCGGCTCGAACCAGACCGGGAAACATTAGTTTTTGCGGCAGGTGATGCGGATGCGCTGGCAAAGTGTCTAAGGCGCGCCATTGAGGACACCACACTTTACGCTGCGATATCCACCCGAGCGGCAGCAGCCCATGATAAGCTTTATTGTGGTCTGGATTGGTGCGACCTGATCCGCCATTTCATCAACGACCCCAAGGATGAACGGGGCTGGGTCGCCGCCCATCAGATAGGGTCTGTGTCCAGCATCAGCAAAGTCTAGTCAGCGCCAATCGGTTGGCGCGGTATACGACGCGCCAAGACTGCTATATTGACGCGCGGGTCCTCGACAACCAGTTCGAATACCGTCGAAAAATTTCCAGCCGGATCATCTGCCCAGGCTCCGACCCCAACCCAATCAATGACATAATCGATGTCGCTCTGCACGGCATAGGCCAACACGTGACCTTCGGTTTGCACAGCATTGAGTGCATCGGGATTGACCTTTCCATCAAGGTTGATGGTCCGGTCGTGCCAATATCCCAATGTCCCGGTTTGGATGGCACCGACCCAAACATGATCGGGGACATTCGCTTCGGCCCAAGCAACAATCTGCATATGCCCCTGTACGGGGGCACCGGGCAACAAGAGGCGCACCAAAAGTGCAGATGACAAGGCAAGACCGCCAAAGCTGAGCAACAGTGCTGGCGTCTCTGTCTTCTTAAGCCGAAGCCAGCGCCCCAAATCCAAGGCCGTCGAAACCGCCGCGATGAGGAATAGTGGGGCCAAGGGAGCGAGATAACGGCTAAGAAAATGCGGGGCTCCGAAAAACAGTCCGTAGTAGAGGATCAGCGCCAGAGCATGGAGTGCATAGGCCAGCACCACGGCACGGATCACCGGATCACCCGAGCGAATAACGCGCCACAGGAACGGTCCGATAACAGCTACGATCCCAAGCACGCAAACGATCATGATCACCGACACCTCTTCAAGGTTGCGGGGTATGGGCAACATCGGGAACACATGTTCGAAAAGCTTGGCTGGTAGCAGGTGGGCATTGTTGCCAAAGACCGCTCCGACAGATTGTGCCGAGCCACTGATCGGCATCAGAGAGCCAAAATTGAGCAGGTTGTTAAGCAGCCAGGGGCCCGCAAGGATCAGTGTCACCACACCCGGCAGCAAGAGCCGCCAGACAGAGGCAAAAAATCCCAAGCGCTGACGAAACAGGCAGTCGAGCGCCCAGACGAAAAAGACAGCGATCACCAAAAGAGCCGCATCAATGCGCGCCAGAAACGCTAACCCGCACAGCACGCCCAAAGCCAGCCGATCAAGCAGGTTGCCATCAGCGCCCTGGGCCAGAACACGCCCGAATTGGACCAGGACCAACACCGTGAACAACGTGATCAATCCAGTTTCAAGCCCGTTCATGCTGTGGCGCAGCAGGTTCGGCCCCAAGAACCACATAAGAGCAACTGCCCAGGCTAGAACCGCGGACGCCCCCTGCTCCAGCAACAGCCGCGCCGTCAAGGACCGCAACGCAAGGAACGCGCCTATACACGCCGCAGTCATGATCAAATGAATGCCGATCAGGCTGGTGACCTTGTCGCCGCCTGTCATCAGATAAGGCAGCGTAAACAGGAACGTCACCAAAGGCTGAATGCCATTGGTGACGATGGTGCCCTCGGACACACTCATCCCCAAACCGATCGCCATGTTACGGGCGACGGTCAGCATCAGATAGCCATCCTCAGTCAGAAACGCCGAGGAGAGAGATGGCATGCCGAGCACAATTGGATAGAGGCGATAGAGCACCCCCACAACGAACAATGCAGCAATGATGCGTACGGTGGGTCTGGTCATCGAGTGAGGGCGACTTTCAGGGCGTATTGTCAAAATGGCGCCTCAGAGAAACGTTGCCGCGGCAACGATAACGACCGCGAACCCGATGATCAGTTGGCTAATGCGATCTGTGGCCGCAAATACAATCGGGTCGTCAGTCATCTTTCCGCGATGGGTCGCCATCACCATTCGCAACACCCAGTAGAGCACAAGCGGACAGAGCAACCACAAGAACAACGGCGATGAGTACAGAACAATCACATCGTCTGACGAAATATAAAGCGACAGAACCAAAACCGCCGCCATGCTGGCAGAAACAGCCAAAGCACGCAGGATCGGCAAATCATCCACCTCGTAAGCCCGGCCCAGACTTTCGCGCCCCGTTGCCAATTGATCTGTCAACTCCGCTTGCCGCTTCACGGCCGCAAGACCCAGAAACAGGAACATCGAAAACCCAAGCAACCATTGCGACAAGAGAAGATCGCCCGCCACGCCACCAGCCACGATCCGAACAGTGTACAGACCCGCCAAGGTCAAAACATCAATGATCAGCTTACGCTTGAGCGCCAGAGAATAGGCGAACGTGAAGGTCAAATAGACCGCCAAAACACCCGGAAAGGCTACCTGCCCCGTCGCCATTCCCAAAATAGCCGCCATGCAAAGAAGACCAACTGCGAGAACTACTCCGGTGTCAGCGCCAAGCATACCCGAGGCGAAAGGACGGCAGCGTTTGCGCGGATGGGCCCGGTCTGCATCAAGGTCGAGGAGATCATTGATCACATAGACAGCCGACGCCGTGAAGCAAAACGCCAGAAAGGCCAAACCAACAACCCACAGAGCCCCGAAATCATGGGCCGCCACCAGCGGCAGGAACAGCAACGCATTCTTGGACCATTGGTGCGGTCGAATAGCCTTGAGCATTGCGCGCGCCTTGCCTTTGGGCGCAGCCAAATGAGCGACGTTGGGATTCGCGGCCTCTGCGGCACCGCGTAGTTTAGCATCAGCCCCTACGGTGACTGCTTTGCGTGCCGCGCTCCA includes these proteins:
- a CDS encoding UbiA family prenyltransferase, giving the protein MTQNQPADATVLVVDLDGTLCRTDTLHEALLALLAQRPLAAFSILGWLREGRAAFKSHVANASIVPGDSLPLNDEVLDIVRGARAEGRRTALVTAADQRQAEAVANSVGLFDDVVGSSDGDNLKGSAKARKLVELYGEDGFDYLGDSYADIPVWSAARKAVTVGADAKLRGAAEAANPNVAHLAAPKGKARAMLKAIRPHQWSKNALLFLPLVAAHDFGALWVVGLAFLAFCFTASAVYVINDLLDLDADRAHPRKRCRPFASGMLGADTGVVLAVGLLCMAAILGMATGQVAFPGVLAVYLTFTFAYSLALKRKLIIDVLTLAGLYTVRIVAGGVAGDLLLSQWLLGFSMFLFLGLAAVKRQAELTDQLATGRESLGRAYEVDDLPILRALAVSASMAAVLVLSLYISSDDVIVLYSSPLFLWLLCPLVLYWVLRMVMATHRGKMTDDPIVFAATDRISQLIIGFAVVIVAAATFL